The Nomascus leucogenys isolate Asia chromosome 4, Asia_NLE_v1, whole genome shotgun sequence genome includes the window ACCCCCATGTACTTTTTCCTCAACCACTTGTCCTTTGTAGATTTCTGCCACTCCTCAATAATTGTGCCAAAGATGTTGGCTAATATCTTCAACAAGGACAAAGACATCTCCTTCCTGGGGTGCATGGTGCAATTCTACTTGTTTTGCACATGTGGAGTCACTGAGGTCTTCCTGCTGGCCATGATGGCCTATGACCACTTTGTGGCCATCTGTAACCCCCTGCTGTACATGGTCACCATGTCTCAGAAGCTGCATGTGGAGCAGACTTCTTGCTGCTACTTCTGTGGGACTGTGTGTTCTCTGATTCACTTGTGCTTAGCTCTTAGGATCCTCTTCTATAGATCTAATGTGATTAACCACTTCTTCTGTGATCTACCCCCTCTCCTAAGTCTTGCTTGCTCTGATGTCGCTGTGAATGAGGCACTGCTGTTCCTGGTGGCCACTTTCAATGACAGCGTTACCATCGTGATCATCCTCACCTCCTACCTGCTAATTCTCACCACCATCCTGAAGATGCGCTCTGCAGAGAGCAGGCACAAAGCTTTCTCCACCTGTGCCTCCCACCTCACAGCCATCACTGTCTTCCATGGAACAATCCTCTCTGTTTATTGCAGGCTGAGTTCAGGCAACAGAGGAGATGTTGACAAAGTGGCCACCGTGTTCTACACAATTGTGATTCCCATGCTGAATCCCCTGATCTACAGCCTGAGAAATAAGGATGTGAACAAAGCTCTCAGGAAAGTGATGGGCTCCAAAATTCCCTCCTAGGGAAGATTTTATTCGCAGAATTCAGGATCCCCAAGTTGTGGCAAGTGAAGGTTCATAGGAGGGATGCAGTGTTGGAGTAGAGAGAAGAAGGAGCTCAGTAGTTATGAGGGAGCCTTTTTTGATTCacttatctttgtttctcttaaATTTAAAGTAACAGGattgaacatatttcaaaatttgcagccaacttttataaaaataaatttgtgatattttaaatgGATATGAGCCACACCATTTTTAAGATACAAACATTTAGTTTTCTGTAAAACCTTCACAAATCTAGTGAATAACTCAGAGGAGTTACATTTATTTCAGTATCTGTTATGGAAACTATGattcttttacaaataaaatttccattatttataaTGACGATTATACCATCGTCAAAGTGTGTACAGAATGAGAATTCCATAtatctatgcatatatatgtatttgtcactgtttgatttttttttcttgttttattcttcattattttgtttctgctCTTGCAGTGTCCAATGTCATTGAAATTTTGGGTACTATGTCGTTTGAtagatgacaaaaataataatttcagcgGACTCTAGGGAAATTGCATTAAAGAAGCTGGAATCACATAAAAGGAGCTTAGAATAATCCCTGGAACATAATTATTAGTTGTCTCTCTCTCTACCTACgttatacaaacacacatacatgcacacacatgcatatatataatataaatatgtacaggTAATAATTTAGAACCATTATTATGAATCACAGCATTTCTGAATTAACCCTCTTCTCTCACTTTATCTTTACTGCTTATCTTCATACTAACCCTAAAATCTATTGATGAAGAGATGCTTACTGACACTTATGACTTTTAACCTCTGTTCACGTTCTctgcatgtgtgttttttttttttttgcttaactttcttttattttattctttccatatGTACCTAAACCACATTTCTTAATTCCCTGTTGAATTCTATGCACCATTAATGCTTTATTTGTGACTCCATTATGACTTAtgtcaatttcctcattttagtTACTTGTTTAAATTAAACTTCTCTCTTTGTGTCTGTAATAATATTAGAAAAGCAACAGgtt containing:
- the LOC100598282 gene encoding LOW QUALITY PROTEIN: olfactory receptor 5L2-like (The sequence of the model RefSeq protein was modified relative to this genomic sequence to represent the inferred CDS: substituted 1 base at 1 genomic stop codon), which encodes MGKENCTTVAEFILLGLSDVPELRVSLFLLFLLIYGVTLLANLGMIALIQVSSXLHTPMYFFLNHLSFVDFCHSSIIVPKMLANIFNKDKDISFLGCMVQFYLFCTCGVTEVFLLAMMAYDHFVAICNPLLYMVTMSQKLHVEQTSCCYFCGTVCSLIHLCLALRILFYRSNVINHFFCDLPPLLSLACSDVAVNEALLFLVATFNDSVTIVIILTSYLLILTTILKMRSAESRHKAFSTCASHLTAITVFHGTILSVYCRLSSGNRGDVDKVATVFYTIVIPMLNPLIYSLRNKDVNKALRKVMGSKIPS